A stretch of Gossypium hirsutum isolate 1008001.06 chromosome A06, Gossypium_hirsutum_v2.1, whole genome shotgun sequence DNA encodes these proteins:
- the LOC107961843 gene encoding uncharacterized protein — protein MRARLVVFPIKGKNWCFSRSIDLSTSESSAASTPSTVKELCKKISSNSKPLSANAELLVDFISNKMNKAWIGLEKAPEGSFKNKLHGLGLRLLARVKPSEILLKSITKDVTNVQITYPTSLNARHVRRRLRQIALRGTVLHRKYFYGSVSLLPLTTAFTVLPLPNIPFFWVLFRTYSHWRALQGSEKLVQLVSDYSLVQKSIILSGKGNESEHNDSKCGTKNSPSSQWVLEPSKELEDLINRGHEENYLSEQAISDICNSFSLNKNDVLKCRDLV, from the exons ATGCGTGCTAGATTGGTGGTGTTCCCAATTAAAGGGAAAAACTGGTGCTTTAGCAGATCCATTGACCTGTCTACATCAGAATCTTCCGCTGCTAGCACACCTTCCACTGTTAAAGAGCTTTGCAAGAAGATTTCATCCAATTCCAAGCCCCTCAGTGCCAATGCTGAGCTTCTTGTCGATTTCATTTCCAACAAG ATGAATAAGGCTTGGATCGGGTTAGAAAAGGCGCCTGAGGGCAGTTTCAAAAACAAGCTACATGG GTTGGGGTTGCGGCTTTTAGCTCGAGTTAAACCATCTGAGATTTTGTTGAAATCTATTACCAAAGACGTTACTAATGTACAGATTACTTACCCCACAAG TTTAAATGCACGACATGTGCGGCGAAGATTACGGCAAATAGCCTTGAG GGGTACTGTTTTACACAGGAAATACTTTTATGGTTCGGTTTCATTGCTTCCACTGACTACTGCATTTACT GTTCTGCCTCTGCCTAACATTCCATTCTTTTGGGTCTTGTTTCGCACATATTCGCATTGGCGGGCTCTCCAG GGAAGTGAGAAGCTCGTTCAGCTAGTCTCCGATTACTCCTTAGTTCAAAAATCAATTATTTTGAGTGGGAAGGGGAATGAATCGGAGCATAATGATTCGAAATGTGGAACTAAGAATTCACCAAGTTCCCAATGG GTGTTGGAGCCATCGAAGGAATTGGAGGACCTTATTAACCGGGGACATGAAGAAAATTATCTTAGTGAGCAAGCTATCTCAGATATATGCAATAGTTTTAGTTTGAACAAGAATGATGTTTTGAAGTGCAGAGATTTAGTGTAA